A single genomic interval of Metasolibacillus fluoroglycofenilyticus harbors:
- a CDS encoding cytochrome c oxidase subunit I, with translation MSSVAQKKSFGAQVWDFLTTVDHKKIAILYLAAGTLFFAIAGLEALFMRFQLMFPESTFMSAGTFNELLTMHGTTMLFLAATPLLFAFMNAIVPLQIGARDVAFPFLNSLGFWLFFLGAVFLHLSFFLGGAPDAGWTSYASLSLYSPGHGIDFYILGLQISGAGTLISGINFIVTIITMRAPGMTFMRMPLFTWTTLVSSTLILFAFPPLTVSLFLLLVDRMFGANFFDHLMGGNTIIWEHLFWIFGHPEVYILVLPAFGLFSEIIPVFARKRLFGYSSMVFATILIGFLGFMVWAHHMFTVGLGATANAIFAVATMTIAVPTGMKVFNWILTIWGGSIKVTVPMLYALGFIPSFVAGGVTGVMMAAAPLDYQLHDSYFIVAHFHYVIVGGIVTALFGAAHFYWPIMFNRVLSEKLGVITFWIFFIGFHLTFFLQHFLGLMGMPRRVFTFMPNQGWDLFNLISTIGAIMMGIGVILLVLNVLLSIKSEPVNRRDYWGDGRSLEWALETPLPFYNFKQTPLVRGYDPYWIEKHEGNKEGMVYAEPLGDIHMPNNSILPLVMSIGMFIAGFGALYSPWGDQVIAGTAKGISPALSVGLLIFGIGMTVVAMITRSAKDDLGYYVTKAEVEATEKDLAHYRATGKKGGNK, from the coding sequence GTGAGCTCTGTTGCACAGAAAAAAAGCTTTGGCGCACAAGTATGGGACTTTTTAACGACAGTTGACCATAAAAAAATTGCCATTTTGTATTTAGCTGCCGGTACATTATTCTTTGCGATTGCCGGACTTGAAGCGTTATTTATGCGTTTCCAACTTATGTTCCCTGAAAGTACTTTCATGTCGGCGGGTACTTTTAACGAACTATTAACGATGCATGGTACAACGATGTTATTCTTAGCAGCAACACCGTTGCTATTTGCCTTTATGAATGCCATTGTACCTTTGCAAATAGGTGCGCGTGACGTAGCATTCCCATTTTTAAACTCATTAGGATTTTGGCTGTTCTTCCTAGGGGCAGTGTTTCTTCACCTATCATTCTTCTTAGGTGGGGCACCTGATGCAGGATGGACTTCTTACGCATCATTATCTTTATATTCACCAGGTCATGGTATTGATTTCTATATACTAGGCTTACAAATTTCTGGTGCTGGTACATTAATTTCAGGTATTAACTTTATCGTAACAATTATTACGATGCGTGCACCTGGTATGACATTTATGCGTATGCCACTATTTACGTGGACTACATTAGTATCTAGTACATTAATTTTATTCGCTTTCCCTCCACTTACTGTAAGTTTATTCTTATTATTAGTGGATCGTATGTTCGGAGCTAACTTCTTCGATCATTTGATGGGTGGTAATACAATTATTTGGGAGCATTTATTCTGGATTTTTGGTCACCCTGAAGTTTATATTTTAGTATTACCTGCGTTCGGATTATTCTCAGAAATTATTCCGGTATTTGCTCGTAAACGATTATTCGGATATTCTTCAATGGTATTCGCAACAATTTTAATCGGATTTTTAGGGTTCATGGTATGGGCTCACCACATGTTTACAGTAGGTCTTGGTGCAACAGCGAATGCGATTTTCGCCGTAGCAACAATGACAATTGCCGTACCAACTGGTATGAAAGTATTTAACTGGATTTTAACAATTTGGGGCGGTTCAATTAAAGTAACGGTTCCAATGCTTTATGCATTAGGCTTTATCCCGTCATTCGTAGCGGGTGGGGTAACAGGTGTTATGATGGCTGCTGCGCCACTTGATTACCAATTACATGATTCTTACTTTATCGTAGCCCACTTCCACTACGTAATCGTAGGTGGTATCGTAACGGCTTTATTCGGAGCGGCTCATTTCTACTGGCCAATTATGTTTAACCGTGTATTAAGTGAGAAACTAGGAGTTATAACATTCTGGATATTCTTTATTGGATTCCATTTAACATTCTTCTTACAGCATTTCTTAGGTTTAATGGGTATGCCACGTCGCGTATTTACATTTATGCCTAATCAAGGTTGGGATTTATTCAACTTAATCTCAACTATCGGTGCGATTATGATGGGTATCGGCGTTATTTTATTAGTGCTTAACGTTCTATTATCAATCAAGTCAGAGCCAGTAAACCGTCGCGACTATTGGGGCGATGGACGTTCTTTAGAATGGGCATTAGAAACACCACTACCATTCTATAACTTTAAACAAACGCCACTTGTGCGTGGTTATGACCCATACTGGATTGAGAAACATGAAGGTAATAAAGAGGGGATGGTATATGCAGAGCCACTAGGCGATATTCATATGCCGAACAACTCAATTTTACCGTTAGTTATGTCAATCGGAATGTTTATTGCTGGATTTGGTGCATTGTATAGCCCTTGGGGTGACCAAGTAATTGCAGGCACAGCAAAGGGTATATCACCAGCATTATCTGTAGGTTTATTAATATTTGGTATTGGTATGACGGTTGTAGCAATGATTACACGTTCTGCAAAAGATGACCTAGGTTATTACGTAACAAAAGCAGAAGTTGAAGCAACAGAAAAAGATTTAGCACATTACCGTGCAACAGGTAAAAAAGGGGGTAATAAATAA
- a CDS encoding cytochrome (ubi)quinol oxidase subunit III, which translates to MDLNTKFTPQNWPAHAEQATMEGKNKVVGFWIFLACEVVLFASLFATYLALKNSGPASMDLAKYSTQALYELPLAFAMTMILLTSSLTSVYAMYHMKNFNFKGVQTWMGITVILGLSFLCLEIYEFYHYVHLGFSYSHSAFSSAFFTLVGTHGVHVVIGLLWISSLIFRNMKRGLNLYNAPKYFIASLYWHFIDVVWVFIFTVVYLMGVLG; encoded by the coding sequence ATGGATTTAAATACTAAATTCACTCCTCAAAACTGGCCTGCGCATGCTGAACAAGCAACGATGGAAGGGAAAAACAAAGTCGTAGGCTTCTGGATTTTCCTTGCCTGTGAAGTAGTTTTATTTGCAAGTCTTTTCGCAACATATTTGGCGTTGAAAAACTCTGGTCCTGCTAGCATGGATTTAGCAAAGTATTCAACACAAGCGTTGTATGAATTACCTTTAGCATTCGCAATGACAATGATTCTTTTAACATCTTCGTTAACATCGGTTTATGCGATGTACCATATGAAAAACTTTAATTTCAAGGGTGTACAAACGTGGATGGGAATTACCGTTATTTTAGGTTTAAGCTTCTTATGTCTAGAGATTTATGAGTTCTATCACTATGTACATCTGGGCTTTAGCTATTCACATTCAGCGTTTTCTTCTGCATTCTTTACGCTTGTAGGAACGCACGGTGTTCACGTAGTTATCGGATTACTTTGGATTTCAAGCTTAATTTTCCGTAATATGAAGCGTGGATTAAACTTATATAACGCACCAAAGTACTTTATAGCTTCTTTATACTGGCACTTTATTGACGTTGTATGGGTATTTATCTTTACAGTAGTTTACTTGATGGGAGTGTTAGGATAA
- a CDS encoding cytochrome C oxidase subunit IV family protein, translating to MAHDTHFEARSHVQQEYYRKENAAKMRQQVTQFAIMILLTFVAFASAIADFAPNFVKPVVLLLAGVQVVQQLYSFMHMEDKNTHHIGIVSFYMWGGAFIAFTFFLCFLTIIWW from the coding sequence ATGGCACACGATACACATTTCGAAGCTCGTTCTCACGTTCAGCAAGAGTATTATCGTAAAGAAAATGCTGCGAAAATGCGTCAACAAGTAACGCAATTCGCAATAATGATTTTATTAACATTTGTAGCATTTGCTTCAGCAATAGCTGACTTTGCTCCAAACTTTGTTAAACCGGTTGTACTTTTACTTGCAGGTGTGCAAGTAGTACAACAGCTATATTCATTCATGCATATGGAAGATAAAAATACTCACCATATTGGAATAGTTTCATTCTACATGTGGGGCGGTGCATTCATCGCATTTACATTCTTCCTTTGCTTCCTAACAATTATTTGGTGGTAA
- the ctaG gene encoding cytochrome c oxidase assembly factor CtaG translates to MPLSIFGFQALWSPYFIGVLVFLTIVYFLVTVTWRKDFKVSEPLKKSEAIYFILAMIVLYIIKGSPLDLLGHIMFTVHMTQMAFLLLLAPILLIKGIPWWIWRVVVNAPVIKPIVKVVTKPVVAIFIFIGLFSVYHIPLVFDGIKLDETTHGLFTFILFLAALFMYWPVFNNVEGQHQLKPLYKIAYIIGNAILITPACGLIIFASAPLYATYTDGEAWLRAMELCVPKSTLSGLSLSGPELFTSMTPVGDQQLGGVLMKIIQEVIFAFILVSVFRKWWNSERKNSDEITANALKEFQQKVKYE, encoded by the coding sequence ATGCCATTAAGTATTTTTGGATTTCAAGCATTATGGAGTCCTTATTTTATAGGTGTTTTAGTATTTTTAACGATTGTATATTTTTTAGTAACTGTCACATGGCGTAAGGATTTTAAGGTAAGTGAGCCTTTAAAAAAAAGCGAGGCTATTTATTTTATATTAGCGATGATTGTACTTTATATCATCAAAGGTTCACCGCTTGATTTGTTGGGGCATATTATGTTTACAGTGCATATGACACAAATGGCATTTTTACTACTATTGGCGCCAATATTACTAATTAAAGGTATTCCGTGGTGGATATGGCGCGTCGTAGTGAATGCACCTGTTATTAAACCGATTGTAAAAGTAGTAACGAAACCTGTCGTTGCCATTTTCATTTTCATTGGGCTATTTTCGGTATATCATATTCCACTTGTTTTCGATGGAATTAAGCTTGATGAAACAACACACGGTTTATTTACATTTATTTTATTTTTAGCAGCTCTTTTTATGTATTGGCCAGTATTCAACAATGTGGAAGGGCAGCACCAGTTAAAACCGCTTTATAAAATTGCTTATATTATCGGTAACGCTATATTAATCACACCTGCCTGTGGGTTAATTATTTTTGCATCAGCACCGTTATATGCAACGTATACAGATGGTGAAGCGTGGTTGAGGGCGATGGAGTTGTGTGTGCCGAAATCAACTTTATCAGGTTTATCATTATCAGGACCTGAGCTGTTTACATCAATGACACCTGTTGGCGATCAACAGCTTGGCGGTGTATTAATGAAAATTATCCAGGAAGTTATTTTTGCGTTTATTTTAGTGAGTGTTTTCCGAAAGTGGTGGAATAGTGAACGTAAAAATTCTGATGAAATTACAGCGAATGCTTTAAAAGAATTCCAACAAAAGGTGAAATATGAATAA
- a CDS encoding Lrp/AsnC family transcriptional regulator, translated as MESAISKVLDAIDIEILDLLQKESQISNAELARRVNLSSPATHARIKRLESEGFIERQVAILNQEKLGFDLLCYIFISTNIHQSELLEKIENALATMSEILECHCLTGEHDYLLKVVIRDRKELDYFIRKLNKLGISRIQTNLSLREVKNSTILPIGNN; from the coding sequence ATGGAATCAGCTATTAGCAAAGTATTAGATGCAATTGATATTGAAATTTTAGACTTACTTCAAAAAGAATCGCAAATTAGTAATGCTGAATTAGCGAGGCGCGTTAATTTATCATCACCAGCTACACATGCAAGAATCAAGCGACTAGAGAGCGAAGGCTTTATTGAACGACAAGTGGCAATTTTAAATCAAGAAAAGCTCGGATTTGATTTACTTTGCTATATTTTTATTAGCACAAATATTCATCAATCAGAGCTATTGGAAAAAATCGAGAATGCTTTAGCCACAATGTCTGAAATATTGGAATGCCACTGCTTAACTGGTGAACATGATTATTTATTAAAGGTCGTCATTCGTGATAGAAAGGAATTAGATTATTTCATAAGAAAACTAAATAAGCTTGGGATATCAAGAATCCAAACAAATTTATCATTAAGAGAAGTTAAAAATTCAACTATATTACCAATAGGAAATAATTAA
- a CDS encoding DMT family transporter, translated as MPKRYVVLLLITSLFWGGNFVVSKSLIAHASPLTLTSLRWLIAVMCLLPIVWWKEKRLLPPRQELLPLFIMGITGVVLFNIFQFIALEHTTSTNVGLISTLNTISIAIFSFLFLKERINFLQILSILLSFFGVILVLSQGKIELLLSLNFNSGDLWMIVAVCVWGVYSICSKWAMQTASPLICTLYAGIFGLMILLPFNISSFSVTNINMSFIQALLYTGIVSTVICMLLWNIGVQKLGATTAGVFLNFNPIFTTILAFLFLGEQLTWLQGIGGLLVIGGSYLFSRFQSKTSLQNSYHFKKLQPHHK; from the coding sequence ATGCCTAAACGCTATGTAGTGTTATTGCTCATTACAAGCTTATTTTGGGGAGGGAATTTTGTTGTTAGCAAATCACTTATAGCGCATGCTTCTCCGTTAACTTTGACAAGTTTAAGATGGCTAATTGCTGTTATGTGCCTTCTTCCTATCGTCTGGTGGAAAGAAAAAAGGCTACTTCCCCCACGTCAGGAGTTATTGCCATTATTTATAATGGGCATTACTGGTGTCGTTTTATTTAATATCTTTCAGTTTATAGCTTTAGAGCATACAACTTCAACAAATGTTGGGTTAATTTCTACATTGAATACGATATCAATTGCAATTTTTTCATTTCTCTTTTTAAAAGAAAGAATAAACTTTCTACAAATACTTTCCATCTTACTTTCGTTTTTCGGTGTTATTTTAGTGCTTTCGCAAGGGAAAATTGAACTGTTGCTCTCTCTCAATTTTAACTCGGGAGATTTGTGGATGATTGTTGCAGTATGTGTATGGGGCGTATACTCTATTTGTAGTAAATGGGCAATGCAAACAGCTTCGCCATTAATATGTACGCTGTATGCTGGTATTTTTGGGCTTATGATTTTATTGCCGTTTAATATTTCAAGCTTTTCTGTTACAAATATCAATATGTCCTTTATTCAGGCATTGCTTTATACAGGAATCGTTTCAACAGTTATTTGCATGCTGCTATGGAATATTGGTGTTCAAAAACTAGGAGCTACAACTGCAGGCGTTTTTCTAAATTTTAACCCTATCTTTACGACTATTTTGGCTTTTCTATTTTTAGGTGAGCAATTAACATGGTTACAAGGAATCGGGGGACTTCTCGTTATAGGAGGCAGCTATTTATTTTCTCGCTTTCAAAGCAAGACTTCTTTACAAAATAGTTATCATTTTAAAAAGTTGCAGCCACACCATAAATGA
- a CDS encoding YugN family protein has translation MHFENTNLEDVVVDQQVLTRVLEKHGLECHGAWDYDRMTFDRRFDVREGRYYLRLFCSAISGDVGAYDATLKLHKPAIGKYYYPHGVEYTDEVFPAHLVKDCEKILADVRKDLAEFGI, from the coding sequence ATGCATTTTGAAAACACAAACCTTGAAGACGTAGTAGTTGATCAACAAGTGTTGACAAGAGTTTTAGAAAAACACGGCTTAGAATGCCACGGTGCTTGGGACTATGACCGCATGACTTTCGATCGTCGCTTTGATGTACGTGAAGGACGCTATTATTTACGTTTATTCTGCAGCGCTATTTCAGGCGATGTAGGCGCATACGATGCAACTTTAAAATTACACAAACCTGCAATTGGTAAATATTACTACCCACATGGTGTAGAATACACAGATGAAGTATTCCCTGCTCATTTAGTAAAGGATTGCGAAAAAATCTTAGCAGACGTGCGCAAAGATTTAGCTGAATTTGGTATTTAA
- a CDS encoding CAP domain-containing protein, producing MEALFRILIIIAFLGIIYYYAGPNAKQHDPLEGPNIVQQPILEENAIVDNGDALTRPIEGLSTHIGETSKTILSTYGRPTRIDKTPFHYKWWIYNNKDGFKMFGIADDKVVQVYTNSLNMNVAPYEIGQMLGDIYRMTIIESEVTANIGDNTYMFAMNDYDLHSRILVKFEDIFAQLYIDTNTEKLIGIRFLDKETLVTHKPYEMQFIGEIIHMPAPSSYNQLYIHQANAAQLADLTNVFRERYGLLTLVNDPALNSLAMENSENLFLQSMTTQQTENTDISLKDRLGALDIQFKSASEIIATTYIDVIEVMHGWLNSKEHRKVLLDESFTHIGSGAYMDYYTQILITKNSRDVTGMQ from the coding sequence ATGGAAGCCCTTTTCCGTATTTTAATTATCATCGCTTTTTTAGGCATTATCTATTACTATGCAGGTCCTAATGCGAAGCAGCATGATCCACTTGAAGGGCCAAACATAGTGCAACAACCAATTTTAGAGGAAAATGCCATTGTAGATAACGGCGATGCTTTAACGCGTCCTATTGAAGGCTTATCGACACATATAGGCGAAACAAGTAAGACGATATTATCTACATACGGACGTCCTACGCGCATTGATAAAACACCGTTTCATTATAAATGGTGGATTTATAATAATAAAGATGGATTTAAAATGTTTGGTATAGCTGATGATAAAGTCGTACAAGTTTATACAAATAGTTTGAATATGAATGTTGCTCCTTATGAAATTGGACAAATGCTAGGAGATATTTATCGTATGACAATTATCGAGTCTGAAGTGACAGCAAATATTGGAGATAACACTTATATGTTTGCGATGAATGATTATGATTTGCACAGTCGGATATTAGTGAAGTTCGAGGATATTTTTGCCCAGCTATATATTGATACAAATACCGAAAAATTAATAGGTATTCGATTTTTAGACAAGGAAACGCTTGTTACACATAAGCCTTATGAAATGCAATTTATAGGGGAAATCATTCATATGCCAGCTCCTTCCTCCTATAATCAGCTGTATATTCATCAAGCAAATGCAGCACAGCTTGCGGATTTAACGAATGTTTTCAGGGAACGTTACGGCTTATTAACACTTGTTAATGACCCAGCGCTTAATAGTTTAGCTATGGAAAATAGCGAAAATTTATTTTTACAAAGTATGACTACACAGCAAACTGAGAATACAGATATTTCATTGAAGGACCGCTTGGGCGCTTTAGATATTCAATTTAAGTCAGCAAGTGAAATTATCGCTACAACTTATATCGACGTCATTGAGGTGATGCATGGTTGGTTAAACTCTAAGGAGCACCGAAAAGTATTGCTTGATGAGAGCTTTACGCATATAGGAAGTGGCGCATATATGGACTATTATACGCAAATATTAATAACCAAAAATAGTCGAGATGTAACTGGCATGCAGTAG